The following proteins come from a genomic window of Solwaraspora sp. WMMA2065:
- a CDS encoding oligopeptide/dipeptide ABC transporter ATP-binding protein, with translation MLQRVLIAIALACEPKLLVADEPTTALDVTVQAQILDLLHEMRDRFGLAVLLVTHDLGVVAEVCDRVVVMYAGQVVEECDIDTFLAGSRHPYSRALLAAAPDAAVDGELTWIPGAPPGPDELPSGCRFQPRCRYARDACRSGPIVLRRTADGHASRCLLDPEAMTDE, from the coding sequence ATGCTGCAGCGGGTCCTGATCGCCATCGCGCTGGCCTGCGAGCCGAAACTGCTGGTCGCTGACGAACCGACGACGGCCCTGGACGTCACCGTACAGGCGCAGATCCTGGATCTGCTGCACGAGATGCGCGACCGGTTCGGGCTGGCCGTCCTGCTGGTCACCCACGACCTCGGGGTGGTCGCCGAAGTGTGCGATCGGGTGGTGGTGATGTACGCCGGCCAGGTCGTCGAGGAGTGCGACATCGACACCTTCCTCGCCGGTTCCCGCCATCCGTACAGCCGGGCACTGCTGGCCGCCGCGCCGGACGCCGCCGTCGACGGCGAACTGACCTGGATCCCCGGTGCCCCGCCCGGCCCGGACGAACTGCCGTCCGGCTGCCGGTTCCAGCCGCGCTGCCGGTACGCCCGCGACGCCTGTCGCAGCGGACCGATCGTGCTGCGTCGCACGGCCGACGGACACGCGAGCCGTTGCCTGCTCGACCCGGAGGCGATGACCGATGAGTGA
- a CDS encoding ABC transporter permease, with translation MAFPPLLLAIGVLGPGLSQAMIAVGVVFVPRFARLIRTSVLQVYHETYIDASRVIGTPLGRLVRWHVLPNITGPVVVQVAVASGFAMLAEAGLSFLGLGVQPPDASWGALLGRALPYVDTAWWLAVAPGAVITSTVPATNVLADGVGDSLGRESRSPR, from the coding sequence ATGGCCTTTCCGCCGCTGCTGCTGGCGATCGGCGTGCTCGGCCCAGGGCTCAGCCAGGCGATGATCGCCGTCGGCGTGGTGTTCGTGCCGCGGTTCGCCCGGCTGATCCGCACCAGTGTCCTGCAGGTCTACCACGAGACGTACATCGACGCCTCGCGGGTCATCGGCACCCCGCTGGGTCGGCTGGTCCGCTGGCACGTGCTGCCGAACATCACCGGCCCGGTCGTCGTGCAGGTGGCGGTGGCCAGTGGGTTCGCCATGCTCGCTGAGGCCGGTCTGAGCTTCCTCGGGCTCGGTGTCCAGCCGCCGGACGCGAGCTGGGGCGCGCTGCTCGGCCGAGCGCTGCCGTACGTCGACACCGCCTGGTGGCTGGCGGTCGCCCCCGGCGCGGTGATCACCTCGACCGTGCCGGCCACGAACGTGCTCGCCGACGGCGTCGGTGACTCGCTCGGCCGCGAATCCAGGAGCCCGCGTTGA
- a CDS encoding ATP-binding cassette domain-containing protein encodes MTTPARSTESARSTAQPAPVTGAVLQVTDLTVAVGSAAAGGWTDLVHKVPFEVAAGETVGLVGESGCGKSTTALALMGLLPPRDLRVGAARSGSTGPTCTGCPVGAGRTSAATRSP; translated from the coding sequence TTGACCACACCCGCCAGGAGCACCGAATCTGCCAGGAGCACCGCTCAACCGGCGCCGGTCACCGGCGCGGTGCTGCAGGTCACCGACCTCACCGTCGCGGTGGGTAGCGCCGCCGCCGGCGGCTGGACCGACCTCGTTCACAAAGTGCCGTTCGAGGTGGCCGCAGGTGAGACCGTGGGGCTGGTCGGGGAGTCGGGCTGCGGCAAGAGCACCACCGCGCTGGCGTTGATGGGGCTGCTGCCGCCCCGGGACCTGCGGGTCGGGGCGGCACGGTCCGGCTCGACGGGACCGACCTGTACCGGTTGTCCCGTCGGGGCTGGGAGGACGTCCGCGGCGACCAGATCTCCATGA